One region of Citrus sinensis cultivar Valencia sweet orange chromosome 6, DVS_A1.0, whole genome shotgun sequence genomic DNA includes:
- the LOC102614349 gene encoding ankyrin repeat-containing protein ITN1-like: MELIEEEEEGQRDLERGLNQPVVLNFMSHSASNSPTTSAPRPSLVLSKSSKALLGSNSSKSLKASNSSKALLISNSNKSLVSTSGKRLEPSKKYVRQVTGRLNDTELHLAAQRGDNDVIKDILGEIDAQMMGTTSSVDFDAEVVEIRAAVVEEVNELGETALFIAAKNGHLDVVKELLQYMTKEGVSLKSNSGLDPLHIAASQGYQDIVQVLLDHYPELTKTLGQSNATPLITAATKGHVDVLHVLLSKDPHLLKIPRSNGKNALHLAARQGHVDVVKHILKKDTQLARHTDKKGQTALHMAVKGISSEVVRLLLGADSAIAMLPDKFGNTALHVATRKKRIEIVNELLALSDIDVNILTKDRKTALDIAEGLPFSEETAELKECLERNGAVRARELNQPRDELRRTVKEIKQHVHTQLEQTRKTNKNVQDIAKHLRKLHKFGLYNATNSVTVVAVLFATVAFASIFTLPGGDRDDGSSVVASTIPFKIFYVANAFALFFSLAVVLVQITIVRGELKSERRVTKVINKLMWLASICTSVAFTSSSYIVVGRHNRWAAIFITAVGGVTMVGILSFLTYYAVISKQRRAERKREKLKRKGRESTLSGDDSDFYNFYVI; the protein is encoded by the exons ATGGAGTTAatcgaagaagaagaagaag GACAGAGGGATCTTGAGCGGGGACTAAACCAGCCGGTTGTTCTCAATTTCATGTCACATTCAGCTTCAAATTCTCCAACAACATCAGCACCAAGACCATCTCTCGTGCTATCAAAATCTAGCAAGGCCTTGCTTGGATCGAATTCGAGTAAGTCCCTTAAGGCGTCCAATTCTAGCAAAGCTCTACTAATTTCGAATTCAAATAAGTCCCTGGTGTCCACTTCTGGCAAGCGATTAGAGCCCTCAAAGAAGTACGTGCGGCAGGTTACAGGCCGCCTCAATGACACTGAGTTGCACTTGGCCGCACAACGTGGAGATAATGATGTTATTAAGGATATCTTAGGTGAAATTGATGCCCAAATGATGGGGACGACGAGTagtgttgattttgatgctgAG GTGGTTGAGATAAGGGCAGCTGTGGTAGAAGAGGTGAACGAGTTAGGAGAGACGGCATTGTTTATTGCAGCCAAGAATGGGCACCTGGATGTGGTGAAGGAATTGTTGCAGTATATGACAAAAGAGGGTGTTTCTTTGAAGAGCAATTCTGGGCTTGACCCTTTGCATATTGCTGCCAGTCAAGGTTATCAAG ACATCGTCCAGGTGCTATTAGACCATTATCCAGAGCTTACAAAAACATTAGGCCAATCAAACGCAACCCCACTTATAACTGCAGCTACAAAAGGACACGTTGATGTACTTCATGTTTTACTTTCTAAAGATCCTCACTTGCTAAAGATACCTAGATCCAATGGGAAAAATGCGTTGCATTTAGCTGCTAGGCAGGGGCATGTTGATGTTGTAAAACATATACTTAAAAAGGACACACAACTGGCAAGACATACCGATAAGAAAGGACAGACTGCATTACATATGGCTGTAAAAGGAATAAGCTCTGAAGTGGTGAGGTTGCTTCTTGGGGCAGATTCAGCAATTGCAATGCTCCCCGACAAGTTTGGTAATACAGCATTACATGTAGCCACCAGAAAGAAGCGAATAGAG ATAGTGAACGAATTGCTAGCCCTTTCAGACATTGATGTCAACATATTAACAAAGGACCGTAAAACAGCCCTTGACATAGCTGAAGGTCTCCCATTCTCCGAAGAAACTGCCGAGTTAAAAGAGTGTTTGGAACGCAATGGTGCAGTTAGAGCAAGAGAACTTAATCAACCACGTGATGAGCTTCGGAGAACTGTGAAGGAAATCAAGCAACATGTCCATACACAGCTCGAACAAACCCGAAAAACCAACAAAAACGTGCAGGACATTGCAAAACATCTTCGTAAGCTCCACAAATTTGGACTCTATAATGCAACTAATTCAGTCACAGTGGTTGCTGTGCTTTTCGCAACAGTTGCATTCGCATCTATTTTCACACTTCCTGGTGGCGACCGTGATGATGGATCATCCGTGGTGGCAAGCACAATCCCATTTAAGATCTTCTATGTTGCCAATGCCTTTGCTTTATTCTTCTCATTGGCTGTTGTGTTGGTACAAATCACAATTGTGAGGGGAGAGCTAAAATCAGAGAGACGGGTTACTAAAGTGATAAATAAGCTCATGTGGCTGGCATCTATATGCACTTCTGTGGCATTTACTTCTTCATCATATATAGTTGTTGGTAGGCACAACAGATGGGCTGCAATTTTCATTACAGCTGTAGGAGGAGTAACAATGGTGGGAATTCTTAGTTTTTTGACCTATTACGCAGTGATTTCAAAACAAAGAAGGGCAGAGAGGAAGagagaaaagttaaaaaggaaaggaagggAAAGCACTCTTTCTGGAGATGATTCAGATTTCTACAACTTTTATGTCATTTAA